The following are from one region of the Paenibacillus protaetiae genome:
- the hemE gene encoding uroporphyrinogen decarboxylase, whose amino-acid sequence MSYNDRFIRASRKEHVDRVPVWYMRQAGRYDPEYRKIKEKYSLLEICRQPELAAEVTMMPVRKLGVDAAILYSDIMNPVASIGVDFDIVQNIGPVIHNPVRSAADVERLKPIDVEGDLGHILETIRILDRELDVPLITFAGAPFTIASYLIEGKPSKNYLRTKALMYSEPEVWHKLMGKLGDMVIAYLRAHMAAGGKAFQLFDSWVGALTPGDFRQFVLPTVERIFAELSDLPQPKIYFPGVSSGELLPELTKLQADMIGLDWRISIPEGRRRLGGTFAVQGNLDPVVLTAPESVIEQYAKQIIDEGIQQPGFVFNLGHGLFPEASLDKLKHLTEYIHSYSAEAIAAQDRKGSSDHVTINR is encoded by the coding sequence ATGAGCTACAATGACCGTTTCATCCGGGCAAGCCGGAAGGAACACGTCGATCGTGTACCAGTATGGTACATGCGTCAGGCGGGAAGATACGATCCGGAATATCGCAAAATAAAAGAAAAGTATTCTTTGCTGGAAATTTGCAGGCAGCCGGAGCTGGCAGCGGAAGTTACAATGATGCCGGTGCGCAAGCTTGGCGTGGATGCAGCTATTTTATATTCGGATATTATGAATCCGGTAGCTTCTATCGGCGTAGATTTTGATATTGTTCAAAATATCGGTCCTGTTATACATAATCCAGTGCGTTCTGCAGCGGATGTTGAAAGGCTGAAGCCTATTGATGTAGAAGGCGATCTTGGCCATATACTCGAGACCATCCGCATTCTGGACCGGGAGCTGGATGTGCCGCTTATTACATTCGCCGGCGCTCCGTTTACAATCGCAAGCTATTTAATAGAGGGAAAACCATCCAAAAACTATTTGCGGACGAAAGCTCTTATGTACAGCGAGCCGGAAGTATGGCATAAGCTGATGGGCAAGCTGGGCGATATGGTTATCGCTTATTTGCGTGCCCATATGGCAGCCGGCGGCAAGGCATTCCAGCTGTTCGACAGCTGGGTGGGCGCGCTGACGCCTGGCGATTTCCGCCAATTTGTCCTGCCGACGGTTGAACGGATTTTTGCCGAGCTGTCTGACCTGCCGCAGCCTAAAATTTATTTTCCGGGCGTAAGCTCGGGTGAACTGCTGCCGGAGCTGACCAAGCTGCAAGCCGATATGATCGGCCTCGACTGGCGGATTTCGATACCGGAAGGCAGAAGGCGCCTTGGCGGTACATTTGCTGTGCAAGGCAATTTGGACCCGGTTGTGCTTACGGCGCCGGAATCGGTCATCGAGCAGTACGCCAAGCAAATTATAGACGAGGGTATTCAGCAGCCCGGATTTGTGTTTAATTTAGGCCATGGCCTGTTTCCGGAAGCATCGCTGGACAAGCTGAAGCATTTGACGGAATATATCCATTCATACTCCGCGGAGGCAATTGCCGCACAAGACCGGAAGGGGAGCAGCGATCATGTCACAATCAACCGATAA
- the pilM gene encoding type IV pilus biogenesis protein PilM has product MDKPKLQLFSSNTRSLGVEITDEAVRLSEVQMVRKGRIQVTAYAQAGLPPGVIADGKLIDSVRLQAAIRSLLEERRIRTRRVHLAVPSQSVVIRTLQLPDVPRKEMRKLIDFEMKDNLQAAMDEPYFDFVKLPARTGAASEEQPDARLCEVLVIAAPLQVLQAFATLLRELKLAPQSFEIAAFSLLRLLKRGPFDTSGVNLIAHVNESSSEITVIDNGILKLTRNIDVPLSGSAVHAGHWTDRETAFPPSFAAIRDLLSEVERLMNFYYYTFNKETDPFLRIYVSGGVPLLPAIVNDMAERFSQQVHLIDWKQLQPEGAEALHVPAYAAALGLALRGGDR; this is encoded by the coding sequence ATGGACAAGCCGAAGCTGCAATTGTTCAGCAGCAATACAAGGTCGCTTGGGGTAGAAATTACCGACGAAGCTGTCAGGCTGTCGGAAGTTCAGATGGTTCGCAAAGGGCGTATCCAAGTAACGGCCTATGCGCAAGCCGGACTGCCGCCGGGCGTAATTGCGGACGGAAAGCTTATCGACAGCGTTCGGCTTCAGGCCGCGATCCGGAGCCTGCTTGAAGAGAGGCGTATTCGCACGCGCCGGGTGCACCTGGCTGTGCCAAGCCAGTCGGTTGTCATCCGTACGCTCCAGCTGCCGGATGTGCCGCGGAAGGAAATGCGGAAGCTGATCGATTTTGAGATGAAGGATAATTTGCAGGCCGCCATGGATGAGCCGTATTTTGACTTCGTCAAACTGCCTGCGCGGACGGGGGCGGCTTCGGAAGAGCAGCCGGATGCCCGGCTGTGCGAGGTGCTGGTCATCGCGGCTCCTCTGCAGGTGCTGCAAGCCTTTGCCACGCTGTTGAGGGAACTGAAGCTTGCTCCGCAAAGCTTCGAGATTGCCGCTTTCTCGCTGCTTCGATTGCTGAAGCGGGGACCGTTTGACACAAGCGGTGTTAATCTGATTGCCCATGTCAATGAGAGCAGCAGTGAGATTACCGTAATCGACAACGGCATTTTGAAGCTGACCCGCAATATTGATGTTCCCTTGTCGGGCAGCGCAGTGCACGCGGGCCATTGGACCGATAGAGAGACGGCGTTCCCTCCTTCGTTTGCGGCGATTCGGGATTTGCTTTCGGAGGTGGAGCGGCTGATGAATTTTTATTACTATACGTTTAATAAGGAAACGGACCCTTTTTTGCGCATTTATGTATCAGGCGGCGTCCCGCTGCTTCCGGCAATTGTAAATGATATGGCCGAGCGGTTCTCCCAGCAGGTCCATTTGATCGACTGGAAGCAGCTTCAGCCGGAAGGGGCCGAAGCGCTTCATGTCCCGGCTTACGCGGCAGCTTTAGGTTTGGCGTTAAGAGGTGGCGATAGATGA
- a CDS encoding type IV pilus modification PilV family protein, which yields MNEKGLTLVEVLGSVVLLGIAVLGITLLLQQGVSSSQSNVQSEQSVQMARTVMENVRSKLASPDREIELYGQSLSLDSLRKPSSTAQTLYYPDADDQQYEISIRSLASSELQHENIVVGDRIYPLQSHFRFIQVSAARLTGTNPPFTLEASIPYTLTDTE from the coding sequence ATGAACGAAAAAGGGCTGACACTGGTCGAAGTACTGGGATCCGTTGTACTGCTGGGCATCGCCGTACTGGGCATCACCTTATTGCTGCAGCAAGGCGTTTCATCATCCCAAAGCAATGTACAGTCGGAGCAATCCGTTCAAATGGCAAGGACCGTTATGGAAAATGTGCGGTCCAAGCTCGCTTCGCCGGACCGTGAAATCGAACTGTACGGACAGTCCCTTAGCCTGGACAGCCTCCGGAAGCCGTCATCCACGGCCCAAACGCTCTATTACCCCGATGCGGATGACCAGCAATACGAAATTTCGATACGCAGCCTTGCAAGCAGCGAGCTGCAGCACGAAAATATCGTTGTCGGCGACCGGATCTATCCGCTCCAATCGCATTTCCGTTTTATCCAAGTTTCAGCCGCCCGTCTAACCGGCACGAATCCGCCATTTACGCTGGAGGCATCCATCCCTTACACCCTTACCGATACGGAGTGA
- a CDS encoding prepilin peptidase — MPAAAITLFAAAGLLAGGALNAVALRWDPRLTAAYPPVYCPDGHRSGGGTLRWLPLLPAAANGCRCRTCGRRLPWRYPLAEAGCALLYALAAAINGSHAELFAALLLISVLLIIVQTDLSAMTIPNRVVAAGIIAAALLRLFAHPLPLANYGMAALAGSGFLLGIGWIGGLITGKETVGGGDIKLYLFLGLVLGIKLTLLSLFLAALSGLAAGLTARMLGRQEAGRAIPFGPYIALGALLAYWWGDSWISGYLVLAGL; from the coding sequence ATGCCTGCTGCAGCCATCACGCTGTTTGCAGCCGCCGGCTTGCTTGCAGGCGGCGCTTTAAACGCGGTCGCGCTGCGCTGGGACCCGCGCCTCACAGCCGCTTACCCGCCGGTCTACTGCCCGGACGGGCATCGCAGCGGGGGCGGAACGCTCCGCTGGCTGCCGCTGCTGCCGGCTGCGGCAAACGGCTGCCGCTGCCGGACATGCGGCCGGCGGCTCCCTTGGCGCTACCCGCTGGCCGAAGCGGGCTGCGCGCTGCTGTACGCTCTCGCGGCTGCGATAAACGGCAGCCATGCAGAGCTGTTTGCGGCGCTGCTGCTTATATCCGTGCTGCTGATCATTGTGCAGACGGATCTAAGCGCCATGACCATCCCGAACCGGGTTGTGGCGGCCGGGATAATAGCAGCAGCGCTGCTGCGGTTGTTTGCCCATCCGCTGCCGCTTGCCAACTATGGAATGGCTGCGCTGGCCGGCAGCGGCTTTTTGCTCGGAATCGGCTGGATCGGCGGCCTTATTACGGGGAAAGAAACCGTGGGCGGAGGAGATATCAAGCTGTACCTGTTTCTGGGGCTGGTGCTTGGCATCAAGCTGACGCTGCTCAGTTTGTTTCTGGCCGCATTATCCGGCCTGGCTGCAGGGCTAACAGCACGGATGCTCGGCCGGCAGGAGGCGGGGCGAGCGATTCCTTTTGGCCCTTATATCGCTTTAGGGGCGCTGCTTGCTTATTGGTGGGGAGATTCGTGGATCAGCGGTTATCTCGTTTTAGCGGGGCTATAA
- a CDS encoding prepilin-type N-terminal cleavage/methylation domain-containing protein, whose translation MRIWKSFQKNEKGLTLIELLGVLVIVGIIAAIAVPAISGTISKSKEKADAASISMIEEAALRYVIDTDASTTTTVDIDTLVKQGYLNSTPVLKTKTIKSVTAAKDGVNWKITENSDSASNPPE comes from the coding sequence ATGCGGATATGGAAATCATTCCAAAAAAATGAAAAAGGCTTAACGCTGATCGAGCTGCTGGGCGTGCTTGTTATTGTCGGTATTATTGCGGCCATTGCCGTGCCGGCTATTTCAGGAACGATCAGCAAGTCCAAAGAGAAAGCGGACGCGGCGAGTATTAGTATGATCGAGGAAGCGGCTTTGAGGTATGTGATTGATACTGATGCGAGCACAACTACAACCGTTGATATTGATACATTGGTGAAACAGGGATATTTGAATAGCACACCGGTTTTAAAAACGAAAACGATCAAATCGGTTACAGCAGCAAAAGACGGCGTGAACTGGAAAATTACTGAAAATTCCGATTCAGCCAGCAACCCCCCAGAATAA
- a CDS encoding type II secretion system F family protein encodes MSESLKRSKLFPPMVTQMLAVGERSGSVDEMLDKVADFYEADVDQMAERMKSLLEPLMIVILTAVVGIIVLAVMMPSFKMMQNML; translated from the coding sequence ATGTCGGAATCGCTGAAGCGGTCCAAGCTGTTCCCGCCGATGGTGACGCAAATGCTTGCCGTAGGTGAACGTTCCGGCTCTGTAGATGAGATGCTGGACAAGGTGGCTGATTTTTACGAAGCGGACGTCGATCAAATGGCTGAACGGATGAAATCGCTGCTGGAGCCGCTGATGATCGTCATCCTGACGGCGGTTGTAGGCATCATCGTGCTGGCGGTTATGATGCCGTCGTTTAAAATGATGCAAAACATGTTGTAA
- a CDS encoding type II secretion system F family protein produces the protein MPKFRYKAVTAAGRRASGTLEATSLQRAKEMLQGEGLWITAITDTNESLLYRELTFGGKRVKTETFAVFCRQLATMYRAGVSLLEAIVILSEQTSSKAFKKVLLEVAEELRSGSQLSEAAAKHPAIFSTVFVHMVHAGEAAGNLDTMLNRLAVFYEKERNTVEKVKSAMVYPVIMLVLMVIVVIFLMLFVIPQYAASFAGMGIELPLPTRIVMAASDFMQQYWYTVILLLAAPWLGLKMVIRHEAGRLRVDRLKLSVPVFGKLWHKQALARFTRTFSSLTAAAVPLMQAVAIVSNVVGNAAIGNVIADMRESVLSGGRCRNR, from the coding sequence ATGCCCAAGTTTCGTTATAAAGCTGTCACAGCAGCCGGCCGCCGCGCAAGCGGGACGCTGGAAGCGACCTCTTTGCAAAGGGCCAAAGAAATGCTGCAGGGCGAAGGATTATGGATTACCGCCATAACCGATACGAATGAAAGTCTGCTGTACAGGGAATTGACGTTTGGCGGGAAACGCGTCAAGACAGAGACGTTTGCCGTGTTTTGCCGGCAGCTGGCAACAATGTACCGGGCGGGCGTCAGCCTGCTTGAAGCGATTGTTATTTTAAGCGAGCAGACGTCAAGCAAAGCGTTTAAAAAGGTGCTTCTGGAAGTTGCCGAAGAGCTGCGCAGCGGCTCGCAGCTGTCGGAAGCGGCGGCGAAACATCCCGCCATTTTTTCAACGGTGTTTGTCCATATGGTTCATGCCGGAGAAGCTGCGGGCAATCTGGATACGATGCTGAACCGGCTGGCTGTTTTTTACGAGAAGGAACGGAATACGGTTGAGAAAGTGAAATCTGCGATGGTTTATCCGGTTATTATGCTTGTGCTTATGGTAATCGTGGTCATTTTTCTGATGCTGTTTGTCATTCCGCAATATGCGGCAAGTTTTGCCGGGATGGGCATCGAACTGCCGCTTCCGACCCGGATCGTTATGGCGGCCAGCGATTTCATGCAGCAGTATTGGTATACCGTTATTTTGCTTCTGGCCGCGCCGTGGCTGGGCTTGAAAATGGTGATCCGCCATGAAGCGGGACGGCTCCGTGTCGATCGGCTGAAGCTTTCTGTTCCGGTATTCGGCAAGCTGTGGCACAAGCAAGCGCTGGCGCGTTTTACGCGGACATTCAGTTCTCTTACGGCAGCAGCCGTACCGCTTATGCAGGCGGTCGCGATTGTATCCAATGTGGTTGGCAATGCCGCCATCGGGAACGTCATTGCCGACATGCGCGAAAGCGTGCTGAGCGGGGGGCGATGTCGGAATCGCTGA
- a CDS encoding type IV pilus twitching motility protein PilT: protein MLVAEELMRAAYEAGASDVHLTVNSPVVFRWNGELRPYGGEVLKPADTSGLARQLMTDVQHERFISEGDIDFSYGIAGVARFRVNAYKQRGSVGLAIRIVPSRIPTMQELMLPGIAYDFTGKPQGLVLVTGPTGSGKSTTLASMINHMNDTRSAHIITLEDPIEFIYDHRLSMVNQREIGLDTMSFASGLRSALRQDPDVVLLGEMRDLETIGTAISAAETGHLVLATLHTADAPQTIDRIVDVFPPGMQAQIRVQLSAVLLGVISQRLIPCLDGNGRTAAFEVLVNTPAVANLIRSEKIYQLRSVMQTSRAQGMQTMSYHLNELVREGRISKQAAKEAMFGFPDLQQL from the coding sequence ATGCTTGTTGCAGAGGAGCTGATGCGGGCGGCTTACGAAGCAGGAGCCTCCGACGTGCATTTGACGGTCAATTCGCCTGTTGTGTTTCGCTGGAACGGAGAGCTGAGGCCATATGGCGGCGAAGTGCTGAAGCCGGCTGATACAAGCGGGCTTGCGCGGCAGCTGATGACGGACGTGCAGCATGAGCGTTTTATATCCGAAGGCGATATTGATTTCTCCTACGGCATTGCAGGAGTAGCCCGGTTTCGCGTGAACGCGTACAAGCAAAGGGGAAGCGTAGGACTGGCGATACGGATTGTGCCGAGCCGCATCCCGACGATGCAGGAACTGATGCTGCCGGGAATCGCCTATGATTTTACCGGCAAGCCGCAAGGGCTTGTGCTGGTGACGGGGCCGACAGGCAGCGGGAAATCGACAACGCTCGCTTCAATGATCAATCATATGAACGATACAAGGAGCGCGCACATTATTACGCTGGAAGATCCAATCGAATTTATTTACGATCATCGCCTTTCGATGGTGAATCAGCGGGAAATCGGGCTGGATACGATGTCGTTTGCCAGCGGTTTGCGTTCAGCGCTCCGGCAAGACCCGGATGTGGTGCTGCTCGGCGAGATGCGCGATCTGGAAACGATCGGTACGGCGATAAGCGCCGCCGAGACCGGGCATCTGGTGCTGGCTACGCTGCATACCGCCGATGCGCCGCAGACGATTGACCGGATCGTAGACGTATTTCCGCCGGGCATGCAGGCGCAAATTCGTGTGCAGCTTTCGGCCGTGCTCTTGGGCGTCATTTCGCAGCGGCTTATTCCTTGCCTGGATGGCAATGGCCGCACCGCTGCCTTCGAGGTGCTGGTGAATACGCCGGCAGTAGCCAATTTGATCCGCAGTGAAAAAATTTATCAGCTGCGATCGGTCATGCAGACGAGCCGGGCGCAAGGGATGCAGACGATGAGCTATCATTTGAACGAGCTTGTGCGCGAAGGGCGCATATCCAAACAGGCGGCTAAGGAAGCGATGTTTGGTTTCCCCGATCTGCAGCAGCTGTAA
- a CDS encoding GspE/PulE family protein, protein MHNVITARIKIMANLNVAERRVPQDGRVELEVDFRKIDVRIATLPTLHGEKIVIRILDLGHGLSSVSSLGFSEPNERRFLQQIEASSGVVLITGPTGSGKSTTLYSALSHLNRDDVNIITVEDPVEYQLDGVNQVQVHHAAGMTFSRGLRAILRQDPNVIMIGEIRDAETAEIAVRAAITGHLVLSTLHTNSAAGAVTRLADMGVEPFLISSSVRCVVAQRLVRKICPHCKTEYEPLPAEIKRLSDHGLYTNRLFHGAGCGDCGRTGYKGRIAIHEVLEVDDAMRAMVLAKRSDHDYFAHALKQGMIPLMADGLRKAAEGQTTLAEVYRVLGKE, encoded by the coding sequence ATGCATAATGTCATTACTGCCCGCATTAAAATTATGGCTAATTTGAACGTTGCCGAACGCCGGGTGCCCCAAGACGGGCGCGTCGAACTCGAAGTGGACTTTCGCAAAATCGACGTCCGCATTGCTACGCTTCCTACCCTTCACGGCGAAAAAATCGTGATCCGCATCCTGGATCTCGGGCACGGCTTGTCCAGCGTGTCATCGCTAGGTTTCTCCGAACCCAATGAGCGCCGGTTTCTGCAGCAGATTGAAGCTTCGAGCGGTGTAGTGCTCATTACCGGGCCAACCGGAAGCGGCAAGTCAACGACGCTGTATTCGGCGCTGTCGCATTTGAACCGGGACGATGTCAACATTATTACAGTCGAAGATCCGGTCGAATACCAGCTGGACGGCGTTAACCAGGTGCAGGTTCACCATGCGGCGGGCATGACCTTTTCCCGCGGGCTGCGCGCCATTTTGCGGCAGGATCCAAATGTTATTATGATCGGAGAAATCCGCGATGCGGAAACGGCGGAGATTGCGGTGCGGGCGGCTATAACCGGCCATCTTGTGCTCAGTACGCTGCACACCAATAGCGCGGCGGGAGCGGTTACGCGGCTGGCGGATATGGGGGTGGAACCGTTCCTTATTTCCTCGTCGGTCCGGTGTGTAGTGGCGCAGCGGCTGGTTCGGAAAATATGCCCGCACTGCAAAACGGAGTACGAGCCTTTGCCGGCAGAAATAAAGCGGTTATCGGACCACGGTCTCTATACAAACCGCCTGTTTCATGGCGCGGGCTGCGGAGATTGCGGGCGGACAGGCTATAAAGGGCGAATCGCTATCCATGAGGTGCTGGAGGTAGATGATGCGATGCGCGCAATGGTGTTGGCGAAACGTTCGGACCATGATTATTTCGCCCATGCGCTTAAGCAGGGCATGATTCCGCTTATGGCGGACGGGCTGCGCAAAGCGGCTGAAGGCCAGACGACGCTGGCGGAAGTATACCGCGTCCTTGGCAAGGAATAG
- a CDS encoding MFS transporter — protein MEQWKKNLIVLWFGQFLINAGMTMIIPFMSLYLQFDLGLSDKHEIGVWAGIIFAGNFVTSFIFQPIWGKYADKYGRKVMLLRSGFGMAIVMTLMGFATTPWHLLLLRLLNGTISGFNPGAVSLMSATTPKSKVGFAMGTLQSGGIAGTILGPLIGGLLADSIGYRPIFYLTGALMFAASMLAFFVVKDPFDRSKAASKHTISVREGLKKLIKVPGISSLYTVTFLIQFAMMSPMTLIPLFVQELHGNGPNLAFWAGLVSSVTGLSNMIASPLLGKISDKIGSVKVLSVSLIGAALCFIPQALSHHVWSLLASRFALGIFLGGLNPSVNSLIRKYTPDGMESRSYGFNSSMLALGNMAGPIVGGALSGSIGIQGLFVLSSVLLFANMFWVWQKLIRNVPVQQKNV, from the coding sequence ATGGAACAGTGGAAAAAAAATCTGATTGTATTATGGTTCGGACAGTTTCTTATTAACGCAGGGATGACGATGATTATCCCGTTTATGTCGCTTTACTTGCAGTTTGATTTGGGTCTTAGCGACAAACACGAAATCGGCGTGTGGGCAGGCATTATTTTCGCCGGCAACTTTGTGACTTCATTTATTTTCCAGCCGATATGGGGCAAATACGCCGATAAGTACGGCCGCAAGGTGATGCTGCTGCGCTCCGGCTTTGGCATGGCCATCGTCATGACCTTGATGGGCTTCGCTACGACGCCATGGCATCTGCTGCTGCTCCGTTTGCTGAACGGCACCATCTCCGGCTTTAATCCCGGAGCCGTATCGCTGATGTCTGCGACAACGCCCAAAAGCAAAGTTGGCTTTGCGATGGGCACGCTGCAGTCCGGTGGGATTGCCGGCACAATACTCGGGCCGCTCATCGGCGGCTTGCTTGCGGACTCCATCGGCTACCGCCCGATTTTTTATTTGACCGGCGCGTTAATGTTCGCCGCCTCCATGCTTGCTTTTTTTGTCGTGAAAGACCCGTTCGACCGGTCCAAAGCTGCGTCGAAGCACACGATTTCCGTCAGGGAGGGATTAAAAAAACTGATCAAGGTGCCCGGTATATCTTCGCTGTACACGGTTACCTTCCTTATTCAATTCGCCATGATGAGCCCGATGACGCTGATCCCGCTTTTTGTGCAGGAGCTGCACGGCAACGGTCCCAATCTGGCGTTCTGGGCCGGCCTCGTCAGTTCGGTTACCGGCTTATCCAACATGATTGCTTCACCGCTGCTCGGGAAAATAAGCGATAAAATAGGCTCCGTAAAAGTGCTCAGCGTATCGCTGATCGGTGCAGCGCTCTGTTTTATTCCGCAGGCGTTGTCCCACCATGTGTGGTCGCTGCTTGCCTCCCGTTTCGCACTCGGCATCTTTCTTGGCGGGCTGAACCCTTCCGTTAACTCGCTTATCCGCAAATATACGCCGGACGGGATGGAAAGCCGCTCGTACGGCTTTAACAGCAGCATGCTTGCGCTTGGCAATATGGCCGGGCCGATTGTCGGCGGCGCATTATCGGGAAGCATCGGCATTCAAGGGCTGTTTGTGCTTTCATCCGTCTTATTGTTCGCGAACATGTTCTGGGTTTGGCAGAAGCTGATCCGCAACGTGCCGGTGCAGCAAAAAAATGTATGA
- a CDS encoding O-methyltransferase: MMMTDEQYVESLYKEDASLEAVHLGIQEAGMQDVSVAAGYGRLLTMLAKMSGAKAALEIGALGGYSGICLARGIGEDGHITSLELLERNAEIAGKHMAEAGYGGQVAYMVGDAKESLQQLKAEGRRFDFFFIDADKEGYPVYLDYALELANPGAVIVADNILLRGRTTNEAKQGPAVQAVRLFNERIAADERLLSTVLPGYDGLAVAIVK; this comes from the coding sequence ATGATGATGACTGACGAACAATATGTAGAATCGTTATATAAGGAAGACGCTTCGCTGGAAGCGGTCCATCTAGGAATCCAGGAAGCCGGCATGCAGGATGTATCCGTTGCGGCAGGGTACGGCAGGCTGCTTACGATGCTGGCGAAGATGTCAGGCGCCAAGGCGGCGCTGGAGATTGGGGCGCTGGGCGGCTATAGCGGCATTTGCCTGGCGCGCGGCATTGGCGAAGACGGCCATATTACGTCGCTTGAGCTGCTGGAGCGCAATGCAGAAATTGCCGGCAAGCATATGGCGGAGGCGGGATACGGCGGACAAGTTGCCTACATGGTGGGAGATGCCAAGGAAAGCTTGCAGCAGCTTAAGGCCGAAGGCAGACGGTTTGATTTCTTTTTTATTGATGCGGACAAAGAAGGGTATCCGGTTTATTTGGATTACGCGCTGGAGCTGGCGAATCCGGGGGCGGTTATTGTTGCGGATAATATCTTGCTGCGGGGAAGAACTACGAACGAAGCGAAGCAAGGCCCGGCGGTGCAAGCCGTCCGCCTGTTCAACGAGCGGATTGCAGCGGACGAGCGTCTCTTAAGCACCGTTCTGCCGGGTTATGACGGCCTGGCCGTTGCAATTGTAAAATAA
- a CDS encoding THUMP domain-containing class I SAM-dependent RNA methyltransferase gives MNKLQLIATAPMGLEAIVSRELKELGYHDQQVENGRVIFAGEPLDICRANLWLRSSDRVLVKMAEFPATTFEELFEGTKAINWPDWIPGDGEFPVEGRSHKSQLSSVPACQSIVKKAVVEKMKERYKTDWFPEDGARFVIEVWLLNDVAMITLDTTGAGLHKRGYRQQITEAPIKETMAAALLDISRWRPDRPLYDPFCGSGTILIEAAMKGWNIAPGIRRSFNSEGWPLVPEELWEQAREEAYDAVQDDLPLEIAGSDIDPQAIEVAEAAVRRAGFGKDIKLQVLPVSKAMPSGDYGCIVTNPPYGERLGDVEQADIAIRQLGAVAKSLPTWSYFAISPAKTFEHHFGRKADKKRKLFNGRIECQYYQFFGPLPPRR, from the coding sequence ATGAATAAGCTTCAACTTATAGCTACCGCCCCGATGGGGCTCGAAGCGATCGTATCGCGCGAGCTGAAGGAGCTTGGCTATCATGACCAGCAGGTCGAGAACGGCCGGGTCATATTTGCCGGCGAGCCGCTGGATATATGCCGCGCCAACCTGTGGCTCCGCTCGTCGGACCGGGTGCTCGTCAAAATGGCGGAGTTCCCGGCTACCACATTTGAAGAGCTGTTTGAAGGAACGAAAGCGATTAACTGGCCCGACTGGATTCCGGGCGACGGCGAATTTCCGGTCGAAGGACGCTCGCACAAATCGCAGCTGTCCAGCGTACCGGCCTGCCAAAGCATTGTCAAAAAGGCAGTCGTCGAAAAAATGAAGGAGCGCTACAAAACGGACTGGTTCCCGGAGGATGGAGCGCGCTTTGTCATCGAGGTATGGCTGCTGAACGACGTGGCGATGATTACGCTTGATACGACGGGCGCAGGCTTGCACAAAAGAGGCTACCGCCAGCAAATTACGGAAGCGCCGATTAAAGAAACGATGGCGGCCGCGCTGCTCGACATCAGCCGCTGGCGCCCGGACCGCCCGCTGTATGATCCGTTCTGCGGTTCCGGCACCATTCTGATTGAAGCGGCGATGAAAGGCTGGAACATTGCGCCGGGCATCCGCCGGTCGTTTAACAGCGAAGGCTGGCCGCTCGTGCCGGAGGAGCTGTGGGAGCAAGCGAGAGAAGAGGCGTACGACGCGGTTCAGGACGATTTGCCGCTGGAAATCGCCGGCTCGGATATCGATCCGCAGGCGATTGAAGTGGCGGAAGCGGCTGTCCGCCGTGCCGGCTTCGGCAAGGACATCAAGCTGCAGGTGCTGCCGGTTTCGAAAGCGATGCCTTCGGGGGATTACGGCTGCATCGTCACGAACCCGCCTTACGGTGAGCGGCTTGGCGATGTCGAACAAGCCGATATTGCAATCCGCCAGCTCGGCGCTGTAGCGAAGTCGCTGCCAACCTGGTCGTATTTTGCGATCAGCCCGGCCAAAACGTTTGAGCATCATTTTGGGCGTAAAGCCGACAAAAAAAGAAAGCTGTTCAACGGGCGAATTGAGTGTCAATACTATCAATTTTTTGGTCCGCTCCCTCCTAGACGCTAA